In Candidatus Izemoplasmatales bacterium, one genomic interval encodes:
- a CDS encoding TetR family transcriptional regulator, producing MKNTPIDRSYFLQNNPRLLEETLGEFSSKGYEAASLNEILKRSAFNKGSFYYRFSEKMDLFIALLETLFARHAEELAADRATILEKESVRITLKLMISTMHRLWERDRRYLDLYARIDDERIADRSEIVHIIDRSPIEAFVVESTVTLDALGENPERTALFANLARMVLYRIDEVGRNDRGWIDPAVLADAVMNAAFVDLKTDHRPCDRETARIVADSDDHRPTMEIEYFKGEILAIFGPLDLARTLTRRIPAGRRRPDSLASLGAWLFARETDPEENSRVPLREERTLRWNLKRVGERPVNGEDDLVDELGLADVGDIRIDRLPDAMRRFVRTAATIASGSDPLVVEEPFEGIGDPERKRICQMLLKRRGNGITIILYGTDFESLMGVADRIAFIGRSGTVKTVPAAELNARYGDRVIVVGYRDRGFSRQARFPAAMVGGSDFATFLKGKDVESLETRTMSGAEIYRIETGEDLS from the coding sequence ATGAAGAACACACCGATCGACCGCTCGTATTTTCTTCAAAACAATCCCCGGCTTCTGGAAGAGACTCTCGGAGAATTCTCGTCCAAAGGGTACGAAGCGGCCTCCCTGAACGAGATCCTGAAGCGATCCGCCTTCAACAAAGGCAGTTTCTACTACCGTTTTTCAGAGAAAATGGACCTGTTCATCGCGCTTCTGGAGACGCTTTTCGCAAGACATGCGGAAGAACTCGCCGCCGACCGCGCGACGATCCTCGAGAAAGAGAGCGTCCGCATCACGCTGAAGCTCATGATCTCGACGATGCACCGCCTTTGGGAGCGAGACCGACGCTATCTAGACCTCTATGCGAGGATCGATGACGAACGGATCGCGGACCGAAGCGAAATCGTGCATATCATCGATCGATCCCCGATCGAGGCATTTGTCGTCGAATCTACCGTAACCCTCGACGCGCTCGGCGAGAATCCGGAAAGGACGGCACTTTTCGCCAATCTCGCCAGAATGGTTCTGTACCGGATCGACGAAGTCGGTCGCAACGATCGGGGTTGGATCGATCCCGCGGTCCTCGCGGACGCGGTCATGAATGCCGCATTTGTGGATTTGAAGACAGATCATCGTCCCTGCGACCGTGAAACGGCGAGGATCGTCGCCGATTCCGATGACCATCGCCCGACGATGGAGATCGAATACTTCAAGGGCGAGATCCTCGCGATTTTCGGGCCTCTGGATCTCGCACGGACTCTCACGCGAAGGATTCCGGCGGGCCGTCGCCGTCCGGATTCATTGGCTTCCCTCGGAGCGTGGCTATTCGCCAGAGAGACCGATCCCGAGGAGAACTCGAGAGTTCCGCTCCGCGAGGAACGCACCCTACGCTGGAACCTGAAGCGGGTCGGAGAGCGTCCCGTGAACGGCGAAGACGACCTCGTCGATGAACTCGGACTTGCGGACGTCGGCGACATCCGCATCGACCGGCTGCCCGACGCCATGAGACGTTTCGTCCGAACGGCGGCTACGATCGCGTCCGGATCCGATCCGCTCGTCGTCGAAGAACCGTTCGAAGGCATCGGCGATCCGGAACGCAAGCGCATTTGCCAAATGTTGTTGAAAAGAAGAGGTAATGGAATTACAATAATACTATATGGCACCGATTTCGAATCGTTGATGGGTGTCGCCGATCGGATCGCCTTCATCGGCCGTTCGGGTACCGTCAAGACGGTCCCCGCCGCGGAACTGAATGCCCGCTACGGCGACCGCGTGATCGTCGTCGGGTATCGCGACCGCGGCTTCTCGAGGCAGGCACGATTCCCTGCCGCGATGGTCGGAGGATCGGATTTCGCGACATTCTTGAAAGGCAAGGACGTCGAATCGCTTGAAACGCGTACCATGTCGGGCGCGGAGATCTACCGCATCGAAACCGGGGAGGACCTTTCATGA